In the Bacillus sp. HSf4 genome, AAGACCTTATTTTCACTCAACCTGAAATAAGGTCTTTTCTAGAATATGAGCAGGCGGATCCTATAACATTCCCGCAATTTAATGTGTATAAAATTAAGATTATTGATATAATGGAGAATAGCCTAATTCGTTGAAGAGTATAAATGCAATTCTACTCCCACACAACTCATGTATATTCTCCAGGGAGGTTTTTTAATGAGTGAACAACAAAAGCCCCAAGTCCAGGAAATCAATATCAGTCAGGAAATGCGCACGTCTTTCTTAGACTATGCCATGAGTGTTATTGTTTCGCGGGCCCTTCCGGATGTAAGGGACGGTCTGAAGCCGGTGCATAGAAGAATATTGTACGCGATGAACGACCTTGGGATGACAAGTGACAAGCCATACAAAAAATCGGCGCGGATCGTCGGCGAAGTCATCGGTAAATATCACCCGCATGGTGACTCTGCCGTTTATGAAGCCATGGTCAGAATGGCGCAGGATTTTAACTATCGGTATATGCTTGTTCAAGGCCATGGAAACTTCGGTTCTGTCGACGGCGACTCCGCTGCGGCCATGCGTTATACAGAAGCAAGAATGTCGAAAATATCCATGGAAATCCTGCGAGACATTAATAAAGATACGATCGATTATCAGGACAACTATGACGGGTCTGAAAAAGAACCGGTTGTCATGCCTGCCAGATTTCCAAACCTGCTGGTCAACGGAGCTGCCGGGATTGCGGTAGGTATGGCGACGAATATCCCGCCACATCAGCTTGGTGAGATTATTGACGGGGTTTTAGCCGTCAGTAAAAACCCTGAAATCACGCTTCCGGAGTTGATGGACATCATTCCGGGACCGGATTTCCCGACAGCAGGGCTGATCATGGGCAGAAGCGGAATCCGCAAAGCTTATGAAACAGGAAGAGGTTCGATCACGATTCGGGCAAAGGCTCAAATCGAAGAAACATCCTCCGGCAAACAGGTCATCATTATTACGGAAATACCTTATCAGGTGAATAAAGCGAAACTGATCGAAAAAATCGCCGATCTTGTCCGCGATAAGAAAATCGAAGGGATAACAGATCTCCGTGATGAATCAGACCGAAACGGCATGAGGATCGTCATCGAGCTGAGACGAGACGCAAATGCAAATGTTCTGTTAAATAATTTGTACAAGCAGACGGCACTTCAAACATCATTTGGGATCAATCTTTTAGCGCTCGTCGATGGACAGCCGAAAGTCTTGAGTTTAAAGCAGTGTCTCGAGCATTATCTCGATCATCAAAAAGTCGTGATCAGAAGGCGTACGGCATTCGAACTTCGCAAAGCCGAAGCAAGAGCCCATATTCTCGAAGGCTTAAGAGTCGCTCTTGATCATCTTGATGAAGTCATTTCCTTAATCAGAAATTCACAAACGGCTGAAATTGCGAAAAACGGGTTAATCGAGAAATTCTCATTGACCGAAAAACAAGCGCAAGCCATTTTGGACATGCGTCTTCAGCGGTTAACAGGACTGGAGCGCGAAAAAATTGAAGAGGAATACCAAGACTTAATCAAACTGATCGCAGAATTGAAAGGGATCTTAGCGGACGAAGAAAAAGTTCTTGAAATCATCCGTGAGGAACTGACGGAAATTAAAGAGCGTTTTAATGATGAACGCCGTACAGAGATCGTGACATCAGGCCTTGAAACCATTGAAGACGAAGATCTCATTACGAGAGAAAACATCGTTGTCACATTGACTCATAACGGATACATCAAACGTCTTCCTTCTTCTACTTACCGCAGCCAGAAACGGGGCGGAAAAGGAATTCAAGGTATGGGGACAAACGAAGATGACTTCGTTGAGCACCTGATCTCCACATCTACGCATGATACGATTCTCTTCTTCTCAAACAAAGGGAAGGTATACCGTGCCAAGGGATATGAAATTCCTGAATTCGGCCGAACGGCAAAGGGAATTCCGATCATTAACCTGCTGGAAGTAGAAAAAGGGGAATGGATCAACGCGATTATCCCGGTGTCCGAGTTTGATGAAGAGTCATACCTGTTCTTTACGACAAAACACGGCATCTCCAAGCGCACGCCGCTGTCTCAATTCGCAAATATCCGCAACAACGGCTTGATTGCCTTAAGTCTCCGCGATGAAGATGAATTGATGGCCGTGCGTCTGACTGATGGGAATAAACAAATCATTATCGGAACGAAAAACGGTCTGCTCATCAGATTCCCTGAAACCGATGTAAGGCAGATGGGAAGAACCGCAGCCGGTGTGAAAGGAATCACACTGACAGATGATGATATGGTTGTCGGTATGGAGATTTTAGAAGAAGACTCTCATGTATTGATCGTCACGGAAAAAGGGTATGGAAAACTGACACCTGCTTCTGAGTACAGAACTCAAAGCCGTGGAGGAAAAGGGCTGAAAACCTGCAAAATCACGGAAAACAACGGTTCTCTTGTGACAGTTAAAGCAACGAGAGGAGAAGAAGATTTGATGATCATCACCGCCAGCGGAGTGATCATCCGGATGGATATTAACGATATTTCCATTACCGGCCGTGTAACACAGGGGGTTCGCCTCATTAGATTGGGTGAACAGGAGCATGTAGCGACAGTAGCCTTAGTCGAAAAAGATGAAGAAGAAGCCGCGACTGAATCAGAAGAAAATGAAGTGGATGAATCATAAATGAATGCAGCCTGCGGGCTGCATTTTTTTATTGCCTTATTCGTTATAAGGTCTTTTCGATAAATGCATCATGTGTTATAATACTTCTTGGTCGCTTATATAAAAGCTAATAAAAACTTTTCGAAAAAAAGTGTTGACCGCTTGTCTATTAAATGTTATATTTAAGTGGTCGCCTTGAGAGCGGCAACGAAGTTCTTTGAAAACTAAACAAGACAAAACGTACCTGTTAATTCATTTTTATAAATCGCACATGCGAGTGTGCGTAGTCATTATCAAACTTTTCATGGAGAGTTTGATCCTGGCTCAGGACGAACGCTGGCGGCGTGCCTAATACATGCAAGTCGAGCGGACCGATGGGAGCTTGCTCCCTGAGGTTAGCGGCGGACGGGTGAGTAACACGTGGGTAACCTGCCTGTAAGACTGGGATAACTCCGGGAAACCGGGGCTAATACCGGATGCTTGATTGAACCGCATGGTTCAATCATAAAAGATGGCTTCGGCTATCACTTACAGATGGACCCGCGGCGCATTAGCTAGTTGGTGAGGTAACGGCTCACCAAGGCGACGATGCGTAGCCGACCTGAGAGGGTGATCGGCCACACTGGGACTGAGACACGGCCCAGACTCCTACGGGAGGCAGCAGTAGGGAATCTTCCGCAATGGACGAAAGTCTGACGGAGCAACGCCGCGTGAGTGATGAAGGTTTTCGGATCGTAAAACTCTGTTGTTAGGGAAGAACAAGTACCGTTCGAACAGGGCGGTACCTTGACGGTACCTAACCAGAAAGCCACGGCTAACTACGTGCCAGCAGCCGCGGTAATACGTAGGTGGCAAGCGTTGTCCGGAATTATTGGGCGTAAAGCGCGCGCAGGCGGTTTCTTAAGTCTGATGTGAAAGCCCCCGGCTCAACCGGGGAGGGTCATTGGAAACTGGGGAACTTGAGTGCAGAAGAGGAGAGTGGAATTCCACGTGTAGCGGTGAAATGCGTAGAGATGTGGAGGAACACCAGTGGCGAAGGCGACTCTCTGGTCTGTAACTGACGCTGAGGCGCGAAAGCGTGGGGAGCGAACAGGATTAGATACCCTGGTAGTCCACGCCGTAAACGATGAGTGCTAAGTGTTAGAGGGTTTCCGCCCTTTAGTGCTGCAGCAAACGCATTAAGCACTCCGCCTGGGGAGTACGGTCGCAAGACTGAAACTCAAAGGAATTGACGGGGGCCCGCACAAGCGGTGGAGCATGTGGTTTAATTCGAAGCAACGCGAAGAACCTTACCAGGTCTTGACATCCTCTGACACCCCTAGAGATAGGGCTTCCCCTTCGGGGGCAGAGTGACAGGTGGTGCATGGTTGTCGTCAGCTCGTGTCGTGAGATGTTGGGTTAAGTCCCGCAACGAGCGCAACCCTTGATCTTAGTTGCCAGCATTCAGTTGGGCACTCTAAGGTGACTGCCGGTGACAAACCGGAGGAAGGTGGGGATGACGTCAAATCATCATGCCCCTTATGACCTGGGCTACACACGTGCTACAATGGGCAGAACAAAGGGCAGCGAAGCCGCGAGGCTAAGCCAATCCCACAAATCTGTTCTCAGTTCGGATCGCAGTCTGCAACTCGACTGCGTGAAGCTGGAATCGCTAGTAATCGCGGATCAGCATGCCGCGGTGAATACGTTCCCGGGCCTTGTACACACCGCCCGTCACACCACGAGAGTTTGTAACACCCGAAGTCGGTGAGGTAACCTTTTGGAGCCAGCCGCCGAAGGTGGGACAGATGATTGGGGTGAAGTCGTAACAAGGTAGCCGTATCGGAAGGTGCGGCTGGATCACCTCCTTTCTAAGGATATTATACGGAATATAAGACCTCGCGGTCTTATAGACAGGTACGTTAAGCTCTTGTTTAGTTTTGAAGGAACTTCCTTCAATTGCATATCAAAAAGATGGGCCTGTAGCTCAGCTGGTTAGAGCGCACGCCTGATAAGCGTGAGGTCGGTGGTTCGAGTCCACTCAGGCCCACCATCTTTATATTCGGGGCCTTAGCTCAGCTGGGAGAGCGCCTGCTTTGCACGCAGGAGGTCAGCGGTTCGATCCCGCTAGGCTCCACCAACGTGTTCTTTGAAAACTAGATAACGAAAGTAGACATTCACAAGAATTTTCTGTAGTGATTCTTTTTAACGGTTAAGTTAGAAAGGGCGCACGGTGGATGCCTTGGCACTAGGAGCCGATGAAGGACGGGACGAACACCGATATGCTTCGGGGAGCTGTAAGCAAGCTTTGATCCGGAGATTTCCGAATGGGGAAACCCACTGCTCGTAATGGAGCAGTATCCATATCTGAATTCATAGGATATGAGAAGGCAGACCCGGGGAACTGAAACATCTAAGTACCCGGAGGAAGAGAAAGCAAATGCGATTCCCTGAGTAGCGGCGAGCGAAACGGGAACAGCCCAAACCAAGAGGCTTGCCTCTTGGGGTTGTAGGACACTCTATACGGAGTTACAAAAGAACGAGGTAGATGAAGAGGTCTGGAAAGGCCCGCCATAGGAGGTAACAGCCCTGTAGTCAAAACTTCGTTCTCTCCTGAGTGGATCCTGAGTACGGCGGAACACGTGAAATTCCGTCGGAATCCGGGAGGACCATCTCCCAAGGCTAAATACTCCCTAGTGACCGATAGTGAACCAGTACCGTGAGGGAAAGGTGAAAAGCACCCCGGAAGGGGAGTGAAAGAGATCCTGAAACCGTGTGCCTACAAGTAGTCAGAGCCCGTTAACGGGTGATGGCGTGCCTTTTGTAGAATGAACCGGCGAGTTACGATCCCGTGCAAGGTTAAGTTTGAAAAGACGGAGCCGCAGCGAAAGCGAGTCTGAATAGGGCGCATCAGTACGTGGTCGTAGACCCGAAACCAGGTGATCTACCCATGTCCAGGGTGAAGTTCAGGTAACACTGAATGGAGGCCCGAACCCACGCACGTTGAAAAGTGCGGGGATGAGGTGTGGGTAGGGGTGAAATGCCAATCGAACCTGGAGATAGCTGGTTCTCTCCGAAATAGCTTTAGGGCTAGCCTCAAGGTAAGAGTCTTGGAGGTAGAGCACTGATTGGACTAGGGGCCCCTACCGGGTTACCGAATTCAGTCAAACTCCGAATGCCAAAGACTTATCCTTGGGAGTCAGACTGCGAGTGATAAGATCCGTAGTCGAAAGGGAAACAGCCCAGACCGCCAGCTAAGGTCCCAAAGTATACGTTAAGTGGAAAAGGATGTGGAGTTGCTTAGACAACCAGGATGTTGGCTTAGAAGCAGCCACCATTTAAAGAGTGCGTAATAGCTCACTGGTCGAGTGACTCTGCGCCGAAAATGTACCGGGGCTAAACGTATCACCGAAGCTGCGGACTGTTCTTACGAACAGTGGTAGGAGAGCGTTCTAAGGGCTGTGAAGCGAGACCGGAAGGACTCGTGGAGCGCTTAGAAGTGAGAATGCCGGTATGAGTAGCGAAAGAGGGGTGAGAATCCCCTCCACCGAATGCCTAAGGTTTCCTGAGGAAGGCTCGTCCGCTCAGGGTTAGTCGGGACCTAAGCCGAGGCCGAAAGGCGTAGGCGATGGATAACAGGTTGATATTCCTGTACCACCTCCTCACCATTTGAGCAATGGGGGGACGCAGGAGGATAGGGTAAGCGCGGTATTGGATATCCGCGTCCAAGCAGTTAGGCTGGGAAATAGGCAAATCCGTTTCCCATCAAGGCTGAGCTGTGATGGCGAGTGAAATATAGTAGCGAAGTTCCTGATTCCACACTGCCAAGAAAAGCCTCTAGCGAGGTGAGAGGTGCCCGTACCGCAAACCGACACAGGTAGGCGAGGAGAGAATCCTAAGGTGATCGAGAGAACTCTCGTTAAGGAACTCGGCAAAATGACCCCGTAACTTCGGGAGAAGGGGTGCTCTGTTAGGGTGCAAGCCCGAGAGAGCCGCAGTGAATAGGCCCAGGCGACTGTTTAGCAAAAACACAGGTCTCTGCGAAGCCGTAAGGCGAAGTATAGGGGCTGACGCCTGCCCGGTGCTGGAAGGTTAAGAGGAGCGCTTAGCGTATGCGAAGGTGCGAATTGAAGCCCCAGTAAACGGCGGCCGTAACTATAACGGTCCTAAGGTAGCGAAATTCCTTGTCGGGTAAGTTCCGACCCGCACGAAAGGCGCAACGATCTGGGCACTGTCTCAACGAGAGACTCGGTGAAATTATAGTACCTGTGAAGATGCAGGTTACCCGCGACAGGACGGAAAGACCCCGTGGAGCTTTACTGCAGCCTGATATTGAATGTTGGTACAGCTTGTACAGGATAGGTAGGAGCCTTGGAAACCGGAGCGCCAGCTTCGGTGGAGGCATCGGTGGGATACTACCCTGGCTGTATTGACCTTCTAACCCGCTGCCCTTATCGGGCAGGGAGACAGTGTCAGGTGGGCAGTTTGACTGGGGCGGTCGCCTCCTAAAAGGTAACGGAGGCGCCCAAAGGTTCCCTCAGAATGGTTGGAAATCATTCGCAGAGTGTAAAGGCACAAGGGAGCTTGACTGCGAGACCTACAAGTCGAGCAGGGACGAAAGTCGGGCTTAGTGATCCGGTGGTTCCGCATGGAAGGGCCATCGCTCAACGGATAAAAGCTACCCCGGGGATAACAGGCTTATCTCCCCCAAGAGTCCACATCGACGGGGAGGTTTGGCACCTCGATGTCGGCTCATCGCATCCTGGGGCTGTAGTCGGTCCCAAGGGTTGGGCTGTTCGCCCATTAAAGCGGTACGCGAGCTGGGTTCAGAACGTCGTGAGACAGTTCGGTCCCTATCCGTCGCGGGCGCAGGAAATTTGAGAGGAGCTGTCCTTAGTACGAGAGGACCGGGATGGACGCACCGCTGGTGTACCAGTTGTTCTGCCAAGGGCATCGCTGGGTAGCTATGTGCGGACGGGATAAGTGCTGAAAGCATCTAAGCATGAAGCCCCCCTCAAGATGAGATTTCCCATTCCGTTAAGGAAGTAAGATCCCTGAAAGATGATCAGGTTGATAGGTCTGAGGTGGAAGTGTGGCGACACATGGAGCTGACAGATACTAATCGATCGAGGGCTTAACCAAATGAATGTCTTACGACACCGTTATCTAGTTTTGAGAGAACACCTCTCAAATAAGGTTTGGTGGCGATAGCGAAGAGGTCACACCCGTTCCCATGCCGAACACGGAAGTTAAGCTCTTCAGCGCCGATGGTAGTTGGGGGCTTCCCCCTGTGAGAGTAGGACGCCGCCAAGCAATGTAAAAGACCAGCTTTAAATAAGCTGGTCTTTTTTGTTATGGTGTCTTTTTTGCAAAAGGAGCTGAGCGATATAAAAGGGAAATTTCGTTTCAGCTATATGTAAAAACTGCTGAATGATGACATAGTCGTCGCTTGCACATTGAAGGAGAAGGTCATACCACCACTCCGTTTCATATCTGGCAATCATGCTGAGATTGTAAGCGATCAAATAGTGAATCAATATTTCCGGAAGCTTTAAAAAGCGGTCGCGTTCGGCCGGGAAGAAATAGGTTTCGCTTTCTAAATCGAACAGCAGGCTGGTCGAAGTGCTTGGATGCACTTCTTTTTGCTCCGAAGAAAAACCTAAACAGCCCTTGTTTTTTTGCTGAAAAGTCCAGTTCAAATGATATTCGACATGTTCGATAAACCGTTCCGCTGACATGTTGTAAGCATTGGCGATACCTTCCGGCAGCCAGATGCGGTCTCCTTGAACCACCGCTTTCATCAAGGGATTTTCTTTTCTTTGAAATAAGAGAACTTTATTGATTTCCGGAATTTTCGCCAAGAGCTGTTTCATGCTAAAACGTTCATCTTCCAAGCCTTCCAACTGAAAAAGAGATTTGATGACATGCATGCATAGGCCATTTCGTTGGATTTTCACTTCATCCTCATAAAAACGGTAATTTTGTTTTTTTCGTTTTCTGGTGGTGACACCATGGGCAAGCACTGAAGTATGGCTTGGATATGAAGGATCTGTCGTTAACAGGCAGGCTTTCAGCAACTGAGCCATTCCGTAAAACAATAGGATCGGCTTAATTTCCAGCGATGCAATCTCAGCTTGCTTATAAAAGGCTTCCGCATGTTTAAGAAAAAAAATAAACCGCTCTCCATTTTTATACGAATTTCGTTTAGGATCCTCCATTTCTTGATTTTTATATACCAGCTCAAGAAAGTTTTGGGAGGTTTCGATGGAGTAAAACAGCTCTAATTCCTTCCATCCTTTATTTTGCATGAACTCCGCTCCCCTCATGGTTATTTTCTAAAAATTACAACTGTTTTCCGCTTTCTTGACAGTCGGTTTTCATATTGATAATCTACATATAATATTTTGCCGAAAAGAGGGGGATTTACTATGTGGGAAAGCAAATTTTCAAAAGAAGGCTTAACATTTGATGATGTACTGCTTGTTCCGGCGAAATCGGAAGTTCTTCCGCGCGACGTCGATTTATCGGTTGAGCTTACTTCATCACTTAAGCTGAATGTTCCAATTATCAGTGCAGGTATGGATACTGTCACAGAAGCTCAAATGGCCATCGCGATGGCAAGACAGGGCGGAATGGGCATCATCCATAAAAACATGTCAATTGAACAGCAGGCAGAACAGGTTGACAAAGTAAAACGTTCAGAGCGCGGCGTTATTACGAATCCATTTTTCCTGACACCTGAACACCAGGTTTTTGATGCAGAGCACTTAATGGGCAAATACAGAATTTCCGGTGTACCGATCGTTGACAACACCGAAGATCAAAAACTCGTTGGAATTATTACAAACCGCGATCTCCGATTTATTTCTGACTACTCTATGAAAATCAGCGATGTGATGACAAAAGAAGAGCTTGTCACAGCTCCTGTCGGCACTACATTGGATGAAGCTGAAAAAATTCTTCAGAAATATAAAATCGAAAAACTCCCTCTTTTAGATGATCAAGGTGTTTTAAAAGGACTTATCACAATCAAAGATATCGAAAAAGTGATTGAGTTCCCGAATTCAGCAAAGGATGTTCACGGACGTCTGCTTGTAGGCGCCGCTGTCGGAGTGACCGGCGATACGATGACGCGTGTCAGAAAGCTTGTTGAAGCCAATGTCGATGTCATTGTCGTCGATACGGCGCACGGGCATTCCCAAGGTGTTCTTGATACAGTCAGAAAAATCCGTGACACTTATCCGGAATTGAACATCATTGCCGGAAACGTCGCAACTGCCGAAGGCACAAAAGCGCTGATTGAAGCCGGCGCAAATGTTGTCAAAGTCGGTATCGGACCGGGATCTATTTGTACAACCCGTGTTGTGGCTGGTG is a window encoding:
- the gyrA gene encoding DNA gyrase subunit A → MSEQQKPQVQEINISQEMRTSFLDYAMSVIVSRALPDVRDGLKPVHRRILYAMNDLGMTSDKPYKKSARIVGEVIGKYHPHGDSAVYEAMVRMAQDFNYRYMLVQGHGNFGSVDGDSAAAMRYTEARMSKISMEILRDINKDTIDYQDNYDGSEKEPVVMPARFPNLLVNGAAGIAVGMATNIPPHQLGEIIDGVLAVSKNPEITLPELMDIIPGPDFPTAGLIMGRSGIRKAYETGRGSITIRAKAQIEETSSGKQVIIITEIPYQVNKAKLIEKIADLVRDKKIEGITDLRDESDRNGMRIVIELRRDANANVLLNNLYKQTALQTSFGINLLALVDGQPKVLSLKQCLEHYLDHQKVVIRRRTAFELRKAEARAHILEGLRVALDHLDEVISLIRNSQTAEIAKNGLIEKFSLTEKQAQAILDMRLQRLTGLEREKIEEEYQDLIKLIAELKGILADEEKVLEIIREELTEIKERFNDERRTEIVTSGLETIEDEDLITRENIVVTLTHNGYIKRLPSSTYRSQKRGGKGIQGMGTNEDDFVEHLISTSTHDTILFFSNKGKVYRAKGYEIPEFGRTAKGIPIINLLEVEKGEWINAIIPVSEFDEESYLFFTTKHGISKRTPLSQFANIRNNGLIALSLRDEDELMAVRLTDGNKQIIIGTKNGLLIRFPETDVRQMGRTAAGVKGITLTDDDMVVGMEILEEDSHVLIVTEKGYGKLTPASEYRTQSRGGKGLKTCKITENNGSLVTVKATRGEEDLMIITASGVIIRMDINDISITGRVTQGVRLIRLGEQEHVATVALVEKDEEEAATESEENEVDES
- a CDS encoding YaaC family protein is translated as MQNKGWKELELFYSIETSQNFLELVYKNQEMEDPKRNSYKNGERFIFFLKHAEAFYKQAEIASLEIKPILLFYGMAQLLKACLLTTDPSYPSHTSVLAHGVTTRKRKKQNYRFYEDEVKIQRNGLCMHVIKSLFQLEGLEDERFSMKQLLAKIPEINKVLLFQRKENPLMKAVVQGDRIWLPEGIANAYNMSAERFIEHVEYHLNWTFQQKNKGCLGFSSEQKEVHPSTSTSLLFDLESETYFFPAERDRFLKLPEILIHYLIAYNLSMIARYETEWWYDLLLQCASDDYVIIQQFLHIAETKFPFYIAQLLLQKRHHNKKDQLI
- the guaB gene encoding IMP dehydrogenase: MWESKFSKEGLTFDDVLLVPAKSEVLPRDVDLSVELTSSLKLNVPIISAGMDTVTEAQMAIAMARQGGMGIIHKNMSIEQQAEQVDKVKRSERGVITNPFFLTPEHQVFDAEHLMGKYRISGVPIVDNTEDQKLVGIITNRDLRFISDYSMKISDVMTKEELVTAPVGTTLDEAEKILQKYKIEKLPLLDDQGVLKGLITIKDIEKVIEFPNSAKDVHGRLLVGAAVGVTGDTMTRVRKLVEANVDVIVVDTAHGHSQGVLDTVRKIRDTYPELNIIAGNVATAEGTKALIEAGANVVKVGIGPGSICTTRVVAGVGVPQVTAVYDCATEARKHGAAIIADGGIKYSGDIVKALAAGGHAVMLGSLLAGTSESPGETEIFQGRRFKVYRGMGSVAAMEKGSKDRYFQEENKKFVPEGIEGRTPYKGPVADTVYQLVGGLKSGMGYCGTKDLNALREDAQFIRMTGAGLRESHPHDVQITKESPNYTIS